The genomic interval TGTGGGGCTGAGGGTGGTgcggatgggggtgggggtggtgggggtagctAGTGGCGCCGCCATGCTGCCCCGCTGCCGTCGCCGGGAAGATGGGCTCCGGGCTGTGGGCCGCGTGGCCCCCGGCGTGACCCCCCGTACACTGGGGTTCGTGGCTGCTCAGGATCGAGGACAGGTGCTTCTTCTCCTCGGTGAGCTGCTTCACCTCCTTCCTGAGGGCAGCGTtcaccttctccagctcctcgctCTCCTGGGGAccagagacacaacacaacgccGTGGGTTAGGGGAGTGGTTCTCAaatggagtaggcctactgcagggGGCActcagaaaataataattaaaaagatGCTAACTAATTTCTGAGCAAGTTTAAATGCTGAAATCTAGACAAAGTCGAGAGAATAGAGAAGTGGTTGAAATGTGAATCTGTACAAATGGAGAAAGATAAATATACATCGTCAATTCCAGGAAGACGTATATTTGAATGGGATTCCCCTCTACATGCTCTGGCCCTCCCCTAGCATTGCGCTTCTTTTTTGGGGAGAAAGGAGCCAACAGTTGCATGAAGCACGGACCCATGTTTCTCACTAAATTGTAATTAGTTAGCATATCACTGACTGCTCAGTCACCACTCAGTTGACTGAGTGGTGGGAAATGCAGCAGGCCTGATATGTTGCTTGTGCATCGCAACGTAGCATCGCAATGACCGCCGCCATTCTGGGAGCGCTGCAGAATTGGAATGTTAGTAATTATGTAGGTAGAAATAGTTGTTTGGTCATTGTTCGGGAATTAATCCTGAATTGATTCCTCATTATGGGAAGAAGTGTTGTTTTAAAAGTGTTAAGAGTGTTTAATATGCGAAAAAGTTTTGATTAGCCTAGGATAaggtatatttacatttactatAACTAGAACTCTGGGGGTTTCTCCAAAAAAGATGATGTTAAAATACATTTGCCGGTACTACAACTGAAACCGCGTCGACCTCTGATCAGTgcagagggaagaggaagagga from Gadus macrocephalus chromosome 21, ASM3116895v1 carries:
- the batf gene encoding basic leucine zipper transcriptional factor ATF-like; protein product: MAHGSDSNDTSYNRSPSPASQPGSSDDAKRVMRREKNRIAAQKSRMRQTQKADTLHLESEELEKVNAALRKEVKQLTEEKKHLSSILSSHEPQCTGGHAGGHAAHSPEPIFPATAAGQHGGATSYPHHPHPHPHHPQPHSVPHHLLHQHQQHVAAGPHYQH